The Thermosynechococcus sp. genome has a segment encoding these proteins:
- the ubiE gene encoding bifunctional demethylmenaquinone methyltransferase/2-methoxy-6-polyprenyl-1,4-benzoquinol methylase UbiE has protein sequence MTDIQALFERIAPLYDRLNDQLSFGLHHVWKQMAVDWLELPQGTTALDLCCGTGDLTRLLARRVGRQGRVVGLDFAAAPLAIARQRSDHYPQIEWLQGDALAVPLAAQTFQGITIGYGLRNVGDIPQALREMLRLLVPGGRAAILDFSHPQTPALQQFQQWYLQQWVVPTARQYGLAAEYDYLWPSIQAFPTPLALCELIQQAGFASVKHYPLLGGLMAITVAQK, from the coding sequence ATGACCGATATCCAGGCCCTGTTTGAGCGCATTGCCCCCCTCTACGATCGCCTCAATGATCAATTGAGTTTTGGTCTGCACCATGTGTGGAAACAGATGGCTGTGGACTGGCTTGAGCTCCCTCAGGGGACAACGGCTTTGGATCTCTGCTGTGGCACGGGGGATTTGACGCGTCTGCTCGCGCGGCGGGTGGGGCGGCAGGGACGGGTGGTGGGCTTGGACTTTGCTGCGGCCCCGCTGGCGATCGCCCGCCAGCGGAGTGACCATTACCCGCAAATTGAATGGCTCCAAGGAGATGCCTTAGCAGTACCCTTGGCAGCTCAAACCTTTCAGGGCATCACGATCGGCTACGGGCTACGCAACGTGGGGGATATTCCCCAAGCTCTCAGGGAAATGTTGCGGCTGCTTGTCCCCGGTGGGCGAGCTGCCATCCTCGACTTTAGCCATCCCCAAACCCCCGCACTCCAGCAATTTCAGCAATGGTATTTGCAACAGTGGGTAGTTCCCACTGCCCGTCAGTATGGCTTGGCGGCAGAGTATGACTACTTGTGGCCGAGCATTCAGGCCTTTCCCACTCCCCTTGCCCTCTGTGAATTGATTCAACAAGCGGGCTTTGCAAGCGTGAAGCACTACCCTCTGCTGGGGGGACTCATGGCGATTACTGTTGCCCAAAAGTAA
- the rpe gene encoding ribulose-phosphate 3-epimerase encodes MSAKPVVIAPSILSADFSRLGEEIQAVDRAGADWIHVDVMDGRFVPNITIGPLIVEAIRPLTQKPLDVHLMIVEPEKYVADFAKAGADIISVHAEHNASPHLHRTLCQIRELGKQAGVVLNPSSPLELIEYVLEVCDLVLIMSVNPGFGGQKFIPAVLPKIRRLRQLCEERGLDPWIEVDGGLKADNTWQVLEAGANAIVAGSAVFNAPDYAAAIAGIRHSKRPSPELVTA; translated from the coding sequence ATGAGTGCTAAGCCCGTCGTGATTGCTCCCTCCATTCTCTCTGCGGACTTTAGTCGTTTGGGTGAAGAGATCCAAGCGGTAGATCGGGCGGGAGCCGACTGGATCCATGTGGACGTGATGGATGGTCGTTTTGTTCCCAATATCACGATTGGGCCATTGATTGTTGAGGCGATTCGCCCCTTGACCCAAAAGCCCCTCGATGTCCACCTAATGATTGTTGAGCCAGAAAAATACGTGGCCGATTTTGCCAAGGCCGGTGCAGATATTATCTCTGTGCATGCTGAGCACAATGCCTCACCCCACCTCCATCGCACCCTCTGTCAAATTCGTGAACTGGGCAAACAGGCGGGGGTAGTGCTCAATCCCTCTAGCCCCCTTGAGCTCATTGAGTACGTCCTGGAGGTCTGTGACCTCGTTCTAATTATGAGTGTCAACCCCGGTTTTGGCGGTCAGAAGTTTATTCCGGCAGTGCTACCGAAAATTCGGCGGCTGCGGCAACTGTGTGAAGAGCGGGGCCTCGATCCCTGGATTGAGGTGGATGGGGGTCTCAAAGCCGACAATACATGGCAAGTCCTTGAAGCCGGCGCCAATGCCATTGTGGCGGGTTCGGCCGTCTTTAATGCCCCCGACTATGCCGCGGCGATCGCGGGTATTCGCCATAGCAAGCGTCCTAGCCCTGAGTTGGTGACTGCCTAG
- a CDS encoding universal stress protein yields MYKKILVAVDDSELGEQVFQSALDLAQHYQARMMLIHVLSPTNAAYPDPIFTTPLASGVYVGLHEEVMRAYAEQWENFEQKGLDMLRHLTQIATEKGVPTEFTQALGDAGRAICDLAQEWESDLIVLGRRGLKGLSEFFLGSVSNYVLHNAPCSVLTVQRRRD; encoded by the coding sequence ATGTATAAAAAAATTCTTGTTGCAGTTGACGACAGTGAACTGGGGGAACAAGTTTTCCAGAGCGCACTGGATTTGGCACAACACTACCAAGCTCGCATGATGCTGATTCATGTCCTCTCGCCTACCAATGCAGCCTATCCTGACCCCATCTTTACGACCCCTTTGGCTTCAGGGGTATATGTGGGACTGCACGAGGAAGTGATGCGGGCCTATGCCGAGCAGTGGGAAAACTTTGAGCAAAAGGGCTTGGATATGCTGCGCCACCTCACCCAAATTGCCACTGAAAAGGGGGTGCCCACCGAATTTACCCAAGCCTTGGGGGATGCGGGTCGGGCCATTTGTGATCTGGCCCAGGAGTGGGAAAGTGATTTGATTGTGCTGGGGCGGCGGGGTCTCAAGGGCTTGAGTGAATTTTTCCTCGGCAGTGTCAGCAACTATGTGCTCCACAATGCCCCCTGTTCTGTACTCACCGTCCAGCGCCGCCGTGATTGA
- the thiO gene encoding glycine oxidase ThiO — translation MILGDEQRDILIIGGGTMGLAIAIELAWRGARPTVLSRRFREAALHAAAGMLAPQAEGLPAGAMWNLCTASRNLYPTWIDKLEQLTGLDAGYWPCGILAPVTDERQRDRSHPMEPDSRWLDASELTNYQPGFAESVLGAWWFPQDGQVNTRNLAKVLVSAARILGIEVIEGITVQRFQQTPQGEITALESDRGRWSAGIYILATGAWAQSLLPLPVTPRKGQMLALKPPGQPLLNHVIFGDQLYLVPRRSGKVVVGATSEDVGFQEGTTVAGLQALLNRATAVIPELASYEVIDTWWGYRPATPDDLPILGQGPAANLYLATGHYRNGILLAPITAKLMANLILHQTGDRHLKAFSWQRFQARSETSA, via the coding sequence ATGATCCTGGGGGATGAACAGCGGGACATTTTGATTATTGGTGGCGGCACCATGGGGCTGGCGATCGCCATCGAATTGGCATGGCGGGGGGCACGGCCCACCGTTCTCAGTCGCCGGTTTCGGGAAGCAGCGCTCCATGCAGCCGCGGGAATGCTCGCCCCCCAAGCAGAAGGTTTGCCGGCAGGCGCCATGTGGAATTTGTGTACGGCGAGCCGCAATTTGTATCCCACTTGGATTGACAAGCTCGAACAACTGACGGGGCTGGATGCGGGCTACTGGCCCTGTGGCATTTTGGCACCCGTGACCGATGAGCGGCAGCGGGATCGCTCCCACCCCATGGAACCCGACAGCCGCTGGTTGGATGCGTCTGAACTTACGAACTATCAGCCGGGCTTTGCGGAGAGTGTACTAGGGGCTTGGTGGTTTCCCCAAGATGGTCAGGTCAATACCCGCAACTTGGCTAAGGTGCTGGTGAGTGCAGCTCGTATTCTTGGCATCGAGGTAATTGAGGGCATTACTGTTCAACGTTTTCAGCAAACGCCGCAGGGAGAGATTACAGCCTTAGAGAGCGATCGCGGCCGGTGGTCTGCGGGGATTTACATTCTGGCTACAGGAGCCTGGGCACAAAGCCTCCTTCCTCTACCCGTCACCCCCCGCAAGGGGCAAATGTTGGCACTGAAACCACCGGGGCAACCGCTGCTGAACCATGTGATCTTTGGGGATCAGCTCTATCTTGTGCCGCGACGCTCCGGCAAAGTGGTGGTGGGTGCCACCAGTGAAGATGTCGGTTTTCAAGAAGGGACTACGGTTGCTGGCCTGCAAGCACTGCTGAACCGTGCCACCGCCGTTATTCCAGAATTGGCAAGCTATGAAGTGATTGATACCTGGTGGGGGTATCGTCCAGCCACCCCCGATGACTTACCCATTTTGGGTCAAGGACCAGCTGCCAATCTTTACCTCGCCACAGGACACTATCGCAACGGTATCTTGCTTGCCCCAATTACAGCGAAGCTGATGGCCAACTTGATCCTGCACCAGACGGGCGATCGCCACCTCAAAGCCTTTTCCTGGCAGCGATTTCAGGCTCGATCAGAAACCAGTGCCTAG
- a CDS encoding translocation/assembly module TamB domain-containing protein, producing the protein MIGLVALGAIAVGTRTWWFVRYELAPEIAQQLQQRLNRPVEIGSVEYVGLNVVRFGSSAVPSYTPEAGNPELDNALINSIEVAFNPWQLLTGQKLDIDITLHQPQLTVVQDAQGQWWRTEVKRPAAEPTFLQLNQIRVKVRDGSVLVQPFQRPAYLLRHIHGALTLKPDRQNFALAGQLEGQLAGGGQWRLQGEWSQPQETGQLALRFRQIPLALGNEILPRTIRVQGGQLAGQLRLRLPLPETPQVTGQIWLRDGRLRTAFVPQDIKALQAHVQLQGTQARLHYLRGAIANVRWQAAGTVSPERGWNINAQVSRFDLIPTLRALQITPPVPLRGQVEVPTFRLQGDLENPKIMGELRSQTPLQVDQLQLQQVRLPFMASLAGGVRRMDVRAQLVDGGEVRATVGIQPTGEFRGQAQVQQVNLQAIARRYKVAPPVFLGEGFAQLDFRGHLRTPGAWQANAAFQLPTAQYPLRGTARLTQTQLLVPEFQMPFLGGSLRGQMQASAGRWQLQAQAANIPLRQFNQELQGRLSGRAIAQGRVDQLTLPAIRASANLAVDQTPTGDPLIAAVNWDGQQLQVQQATLGAIRAQGTIGVDLAALKPTDLQLGIQARNLSLSRLSTVLKRHLPVSLALAGTTSFTGQLTGRLNSLQFQGELLTQGLAVNDLRFAPQLTGTVALNQQQGATLNLQGGGDRLAFRLDADGLPHSLLVQRQQAQLIGQRQGATFDLRLRQFPLDSLRLHPPALPRHAILAGVASGELQLQNWTSGQGRFTVERPGLGAWRGDRLQAQFRLSRDRLTIQSGLFEKGESRYQFTADLQPQQLGAQLTIAQGNLADWTGLATVLGIGQPTARGTAADLGTPTAGEGLQVSLLTQIRRLAEIEMLQAQAALVRRPELLPPLDQLQGIFNGQITLSQTPQTGLVARFDLKGANWQWGNYQVEQFLGRGRFAQNRLLLTTLNMLVNGGQLNVNGILGGNQQNAQLRLAQLPVGLVASLLPPGVNLEGQVNAQAVLTGPWQQPTLAGEATLAQARLNQRPLEAASATFRYAQNRLALRAIARFDTPEPLRVTGSVPLIYPLDPQPVVDPQLALDVSVKDEGLSFINLLTDQVQWQQGKGILQAQLRGTWDNPIINGVLSVDDAVIKTPAFEEPVTNLSARVRFDRDRLRVDGIQGLFSQGQITMTGVLPIQTPLASDDPDAATPLTASLQRLQVNAGNIYRGTVDGTLVIRDTLLSPNFGGSVQLSQGRLDLGAIGGFTNGDGLTTSADSLFEPLVFENLEIHILDSLRVTRSPVLNLMATGRLTLNGGLNSLQPEGKIRLTGGQLNLFTTLFLLQRPADNYVLFTPANGLDPELNLTLAATATEVYTPGTVRRLSDGGSVTASSLGTLNTIRITARINGRASQLQTNLPAVLELSSTPTRSKTELLALMGGGSIADLNPLGGEAVVASLAGSALFNNLQAWIDRATGNRTSFRIFPALVPPDRQAQSQAPILAVGAELGFQVNSFTSLSLLQLLTAPNDPTRFNLGFQVTDQIRLGGQVSTSGQGTGFLEFRYRF; encoded by the coding sequence ATGATTGGCTTGGTGGCCCTAGGGGCGATCGCGGTTGGCACGCGGACGTGGTGGTTTGTGCGCTATGAATTGGCTCCTGAAATCGCCCAACAACTGCAACAGCGCCTCAATCGGCCAGTGGAAATTGGTAGCGTCGAGTACGTCGGGCTGAATGTTGTTCGTTTTGGGTCCTCAGCGGTTCCCAGTTACACGCCAGAGGCGGGTAACCCAGAATTGGACAATGCCCTAATCAACAGCATTGAGGTTGCCTTTAATCCATGGCAGCTCCTGACGGGTCAAAAGCTCGATATTGACATTACCCTCCACCAACCCCAACTCACGGTGGTTCAGGATGCCCAAGGGCAGTGGTGGCGCACCGAAGTTAAGCGGCCAGCGGCGGAGCCGACCTTCTTGCAGCTGAATCAAATCAGGGTGAAGGTGCGGGATGGCTCGGTGCTGGTTCAACCCTTTCAGCGTCCTGCCTACCTGCTGCGTCATATTCATGGGGCATTGACCCTAAAGCCCGATCGCCAGAATTTTGCCCTCGCCGGTCAACTGGAAGGGCAGCTGGCCGGCGGTGGCCAATGGCGATTGCAGGGGGAGTGGAGCCAACCCCAGGAAACGGGACAATTGGCTTTGCGCTTTCGTCAGATTCCCCTTGCCCTGGGTAATGAGATTCTGCCAAGGACCATTCGTGTCCAAGGTGGCCAACTGGCGGGGCAGTTGCGCCTTCGCCTGCCTCTGCCAGAAACACCCCAAGTCACGGGTCAAATTTGGTTGCGGGATGGTAGGCTGCGCACGGCCTTTGTGCCCCAGGATATCAAAGCATTGCAGGCCCATGTGCAATTGCAGGGCACTCAGGCAAGGCTCCACTATCTGCGCGGGGCGATCGCTAACGTCCGCTGGCAGGCTGCAGGCACAGTTAGTCCTGAAAGGGGCTGGAATATCAATGCCCAAGTGTCGAGGTTTGATCTCATCCCCACCTTGAGGGCTTTGCAGATTACGCCACCTGTTCCCCTCAGGGGTCAAGTAGAAGTTCCCACCTTCCGCCTGCAGGGGGATCTGGAGAATCCTAAAATTATGGGTGAACTGCGCAGCCAAACGCCTCTCCAAGTGGATCAACTGCAACTGCAACAGGTAAGGCTGCCATTTATGGCCTCCCTTGCTGGGGGGGTTAGGCGGATGGATGTCCGCGCCCAGTTGGTGGATGGGGGTGAGGTACGGGCAACGGTGGGGATACAGCCCACAGGGGAGTTTCGCGGCCAAGCACAAGTGCAGCAGGTGAATCTGCAGGCGATCGCCCGCCGCTATAAGGTGGCTCCGCCGGTGTTTTTAGGGGAGGGCTTTGCGCAATTGGATTTTCGGGGCCATTTGCGTACCCCAGGGGCTTGGCAGGCCAATGCGGCCTTTCAGCTACCGACGGCTCAGTATCCCCTGCGGGGCACCGCTCGTCTGACCCAAACCCAACTGCTGGTTCCTGAGTTTCAAATGCCGTTTCTCGGCGGCAGTCTGCGGGGTCAAATGCAAGCCAGCGCCGGTCGGTGGCAGTTACAAGCCCAGGCCGCGAATATTCCCCTGCGGCAGTTCAATCAAGAGTTACAGGGTCGTCTCAGTGGGCGGGCGATCGCCCAAGGGCGAGTGGATCAACTGACGTTGCCAGCGATTCGCGCCAGTGCCAATCTCGCAGTGGATCAAACCCCCACAGGGGATCCCCTGATTGCGGCTGTAAACTGGGATGGCCAGCAATTGCAAGTCCAACAGGCCACCCTCGGTGCTATCCGCGCCCAAGGAACCATTGGCGTTGATTTAGCGGCTCTAAAACCTACTGACCTGCAATTGGGCATCCAAGCCAGGAATCTCTCCCTAAGTAGGTTAAGCACCGTCTTGAAACGGCATCTCCCTGTTTCCCTCGCCCTTGCCGGTACAACCTCCTTTACAGGCCAACTCACAGGCCGCCTCAATAGCCTCCAGTTTCAGGGGGAACTGCTGACCCAAGGATTGGCGGTGAATGATTTACGCTTTGCCCCTCAACTCACGGGCACGGTTGCCCTGAACCAACAACAGGGGGCAACCCTCAATTTGCAGGGTGGGGGCGATCGCCTGGCGTTTCGGCTGGATGCCGATGGCTTACCCCACTCACTGCTGGTTCAACGGCAACAGGCGCAACTCATCGGTCAGCGCCAAGGGGCAACCTTTGATCTGCGTCTTCGCCAATTTCCGCTGGACTCCCTGCGCTTACATCCCCCGGCACTCCCTAGGCATGCCATTCTCGCGGGAGTTGCCTCTGGCGAGCTCCAGTTGCAGAACTGGACAAGCGGTCAGGGCCGTTTTACGGTGGAGCGACCGGGGTTAGGAGCATGGCGGGGCGATCGCCTGCAAGCCCAATTCCGTCTAAGTCGCGATCGCCTGACGATTCAATCCGGCCTTTTTGAAAAAGGGGAAAGTCGCTATCAATTCACTGCCGATCTCCAGCCTCAGCAATTGGGGGCACAGTTGACAATTGCCCAAGGTAATTTAGCGGATTGGACGGGACTAGCCACTGTCCTTGGGATTGGTCAACCCACGGCTCGGGGCACCGCTGCAGATTTGGGAACACCCACCGCCGGGGAAGGTCTGCAGGTCTCACTGCTAACGCAAATTCGCCGCCTTGCCGAAATCGAGATGCTCCAAGCCCAAGCGGCTTTGGTGCGGCGGCCAGAACTCCTGCCCCCCTTGGATCAACTTCAGGGCATTTTTAATGGCCAGATCACTCTAAGTCAAACCCCCCAGACCGGTCTGGTGGCCCGCTTTGATCTCAAGGGCGCCAATTGGCAGTGGGGAAATTACCAAGTGGAGCAGTTTCTTGGTCGCGGTCGCTTTGCCCAAAACCGACTGCTGCTGACGACCCTCAATATGCTGGTCAACGGTGGGCAATTGAATGTCAATGGCATTTTGGGGGGTAACCAGCAAAATGCCCAACTGCGGCTAGCGCAATTGCCGGTGGGTCTTGTGGCCAGTCTTTTGCCGCCGGGGGTAAATCTGGAGGGTCAAGTGAATGCCCAAGCGGTGTTAACTGGCCCATGGCAGCAGCCTACTCTCGCTGGTGAGGCTACCCTGGCGCAGGCTCGGTTGAATCAACGTCCCCTTGAAGCCGCCAGTGCCACATTCCGCTATGCCCAAAATCGGCTTGCCCTGCGGGCGATCGCCCGCTTCGATACGCCAGAACCGCTGAGGGTGACGGGTTCGGTTCCCTTGATCTATCCCCTTGACCCACAACCCGTTGTGGATCCGCAGTTAGCCCTAGATGTGAGTGTCAAGGATGAGGGCTTGTCCTTCATTAACCTCTTGACGGATCAGGTGCAATGGCAGCAAGGTAAAGGAATTTTGCAAGCACAATTGCGGGGCACCTGGGACAATCCCATCATTAACGGCGTTCTAAGTGTGGATGATGCGGTTATTAAAACTCCCGCCTTTGAGGAGCCAGTGACGAATCTCAGTGCGCGGGTGCGCTTTGATCGCGATCGCCTACGGGTAGATGGGATTCAAGGCCTCTTTAGTCAGGGGCAAATTACCATGACAGGGGTGCTGCCAATTCAGACTCCCCTGGCCTCAGATGATCCAGATGCTGCGACACCCCTCACTGCTTCCCTGCAACGATTACAAGTGAATGCCGGCAATATCTATCGCGGTACCGTAGATGGCACCCTTGTGATTAGGGATACCCTCCTGAGTCCTAATTTCGGGGGCAGTGTCCAACTCAGCCAAGGCCGTTTAGATCTAGGAGCGATCGGTGGTTTTACCAATGGCGATGGGTTGACCACTTCTGCTGACTCCCTATTTGAGCCCCTGGTCTTTGAGAATTTAGAAATTCATATCTTAGATTCCTTGCGGGTGACGCGATCGCCCGTTCTTAACCTAATGGCCACGGGTCGTTTAACCCTCAACGGCGGCCTCAATAGTCTCCAGCCTGAGGGCAAAATTCGCCTCACAGGAGGGCAACTGAATCTTTTTACCACCCTCTTTTTGCTCCAGCGGCCAGCGGATAACTATGTGCTCTTTACCCCCGCCAATGGCTTGGATCCCGAACTCAACCTCACCCTTGCTGCCACTGCCACCGAAGTTTATACCCCCGGTACCGTGAGGCGACTATCGGATGGGGGCTCCGTAACAGCCAGCAGCCTAGGAACGTTGAACACCATTCGGATCACTGCCCGCATCAATGGTCGTGCCAGTCAACTCCAAACCAATTTACCTGCGGTGCTTGAGCTATCCAGTACCCCCACCCGTAGCAAAACCGAACTCCTGGCATTGATGGGCGGGGGCTCAATTGCAGATCTCAACCCACTGGGGGGAGAAGCGGTAGTGGCCAGTCTCGCCGGATCTGCGCTTTTCAACAACCTACAGGCATGGATTGATCGGGCTACAGGTAACCGCACCTCCTTTCGCATTTTTCCAGCCCTGGTACCCCCCGATCGCCAAGCCCAAAGCCAAGCCCCAATCCTTGCTGTGGGGGCTGAACTCGGGTTCCAAGTAAATAGTTTTACCTCGCTCTCCCTCTTGCAGTTGCTAACTGCCCCCAATGATCCGACACGGTTTAACCTTGGGTTTCAGGTGACAGACCAGATTCGCCTTGGTGGACAGGTGAGCACCAGTGGTCAGGGCACAGGCTTTCTGGAGTTCCGTTACCGTTTTTAA
- a CDS encoding PAS domain S-box protein, with product MALALAALFPAVIITEALIQVSYRSFEHHLDQQLRSSLQDLQWEIDNLVYESRIQALLIASGIDAQHVGQSLVSVLHPAAIHAILAAVDRTERPMNLMLVADARGRVLAQQTMVLAKTGEALLDLTPETHSPYRLSPHQANSIANLPMFQVARDRQQMISGLVLLNREQLQELGLAQQATITLRPQPIAPLPPNQRPAPAGTYPIADGNIGLLAFAAKPLYENNQFQGLILTGILLNNMPDLVDSTTAWSTVDTVATIFAQDLRIATNVPYTDGRTRALGTRVAREVATQVLNQGKMFVGTTDIVGSPYATIYSPLPDFRQQLNLPHPPPIGIAFVGKSQGWIDTIANQKRLVSFAITLGALVLAGVWAYLTANAIVKPLQSLVISIRRVQAGDLTTLVQVHSLDEVGELANSFNAMMRQLRLSFEELAQKNRSLEQIRDELIEANEQFEAVLNAVPGTIAWINAEGIYKGVNRKLAETLNLPPEAFIGRPLGFLSADDELAAFMQEFLQSPEQFASRVISVQHNGQTRFYLVALQKYMKGTHTVAVGIDISDRIRAEEALRIAEENYRSIFENALEGIFQASTENQFIRVNAAMAKIFGFDSPAEMVETITSIRDQIYVEPSTRDQILNHFATGETTGHFEFKAYRRDRQIIWIQLDMRAVLDTDGKISYYEGLVQDITERKQREQAMQQQIEELRVEIDHEKRRQQVAEITETEYFQQLRREANYLRQRRHSKS from the coding sequence TTGGCCTTGGCACTTGCGGCGCTCTTTCCAGCCGTGATTATTACTGAAGCCCTGATTCAAGTCAGCTATCGCAGCTTTGAGCATCACCTCGATCAGCAACTGCGCTCTAGTTTGCAGGATTTGCAGTGGGAAATTGACAATTTGGTCTATGAGTCTCGTATCCAAGCCCTCTTAATTGCCAGTGGAATCGATGCGCAGCATGTGGGTCAATCCCTTGTCAGTGTTTTGCATCCTGCCGCTATCCACGCCATTCTTGCGGCAGTGGATAGGACTGAACGCCCCATGAACCTGATGCTGGTGGCCGATGCCAGGGGTAGAGTACTGGCACAGCAAACAATGGTCTTAGCCAAAACGGGAGAGGCGCTCCTCGACTTGACCCCCGAAACCCATTCCCCCTATCGTCTCAGCCCGCATCAAGCCAACAGTATTGCTAATTTACCGATGTTTCAAGTGGCTCGCGATCGCCAGCAAATGATTAGCGGTCTGGTACTCCTCAATCGTGAACAGTTACAAGAACTGGGCTTAGCACAGCAGGCAACGATTACATTGCGTCCTCAACCTATCGCACCTCTACCCCCCAATCAGCGGCCAGCCCCTGCGGGTACCTATCCCATCGCGGACGGCAATATTGGCTTACTAGCCTTTGCTGCAAAGCCCCTTTATGAAAACAACCAATTTCAAGGGCTAATTCTGACGGGCATTTTGCTCAACAATATGCCGGATTTGGTGGATAGTACCACTGCATGGTCCACTGTAGATACGGTGGCAACCATTTTTGCCCAAGATTTGCGGATTGCCACCAATGTGCCTTACACCGATGGGCGCACTCGCGCCCTTGGGACCCGCGTCGCTCGCGAAGTGGCCACTCAAGTTCTCAATCAGGGCAAAATGTTTGTCGGTACAACTGACATTGTGGGTTCCCCCTATGCAACTATCTACAGCCCATTGCCGGACTTTCGCCAGCAGCTGAATCTGCCGCATCCACCGCCCATTGGTATTGCCTTTGTCGGGAAGTCCCAGGGGTGGATTGATACCATAGCCAACCAAAAACGGTTGGTGTCTTTTGCCATTACCCTTGGTGCCCTGGTGTTGGCCGGTGTTTGGGCTTATCTCACGGCCAATGCGATTGTCAAGCCGCTTCAATCCTTGGTCATTTCAATCCGTCGGGTACAGGCAGGTGATTTGACGACACTGGTGCAGGTGCACTCCCTTGATGAGGTGGGCGAACTGGCCAATTCCTTTAATGCCATGATGCGCCAGTTGCGTCTTTCTTTTGAGGAGTTAGCCCAAAAAAACCGCTCCCTCGAGCAGATTCGCGATGAACTGATTGAGGCCAATGAACAGTTTGAAGCGGTACTCAATGCCGTTCCCGGTACGATTGCTTGGATTAACGCTGAGGGCATCTATAAGGGGGTCAACCGCAAGTTGGCAGAAACCTTAAATTTGCCACCAGAGGCATTTATTGGGCGTCCCTTGGGCTTTTTGTCTGCGGATGACGAGCTGGCAGCCTTTATGCAGGAGTTTTTGCAGTCTCCAGAGCAATTTGCCTCACGGGTGATTTCCGTTCAGCACAATGGTCAAACCAGGTTTTACCTGGTGGCTTTGCAAAAGTATATGAAGGGTACCCATACCGTTGCTGTCGGCATTGATATTAGCGATCGCATTCGAGCCGAGGAAGCGCTGCGCATTGCTGAGGAAAACTACCGCAGTATTTTTGAGAATGCCCTTGAGGGAATTTTTCAAGCGTCAACGGAAAATCAGTTTATTCGGGTCAATGCCGCCATGGCCAAGATTTTTGGCTTTGACTCTCCCGCAGAAATGGTGGAGACCATCACCAGTATCCGCGACCAAATCTACGTGGAACCCAGCACCCGCGATCAGATTCTGAATCATTTTGCGACTGGAGAAACAACGGGCCATTTTGAATTCAAGGCCTATCGGCGCGATCGCCAGATTATTTGGATTCAGTTGGATATGCGAGCGGTCTTGGATACCGACGGCAAGATTTCCTACTATGAAGGATTAGTGCAAGACATTACCGAGCGCAAACAGCGCGAGCAAGCCATGCAGCAGCAAATTGAAGAGCTAAGGGTGGAAATTGATCATGAAAAACGGCGGCAGCAGGTGGCAGAAATTACCGAAACGGAGTACTTTCAGCAGTTGCGCCGCGAGGCAAACTATTTGCGTCAGCGTCGCCATTCCAAAAGCTAA
- a CDS encoding tRNA-(ms[2]io[6]A)-hydroxylase — translation MPPVLYSPSSAAVIETPVRIKFLLQPTRPEWVEQAIAHLDTILLDHSHCERKAASVAINLMFRYPSHKPLVDALTDIAQEELDHFRQVNQQLERRHIALAPLSAPPYASRLNAAVRQQEPQRFLDSLLVCALIEARSHERLQLLAQHCPDGELAEFFASLVTSEARHYGTYWYLAYRYFGQEVVAERLPQLAALESEILSTPYPLPRIHS, via the coding sequence ATGCCCCCTGTTCTGTACTCACCGTCCAGCGCCGCCGTGATTGAGACTCCCGTTCGCATCAAGTTCCTTCTACAACCTACCCGTCCTGAGTGGGTAGAGCAAGCGATCGCTCACCTAGATACGATTTTGCTCGATCACTCCCACTGTGAGCGCAAAGCCGCTAGTGTGGCTATTAACTTAATGTTTCGCTATCCTTCCCACAAACCATTGGTAGATGCCCTCACCGATATTGCCCAAGAGGAACTTGACCACTTTCGCCAAGTCAATCAGCAATTAGAACGCCGCCACATTGCCCTGGCACCCCTGAGTGCGCCCCCCTATGCCTCGCGCTTGAATGCAGCTGTCCGCCAACAGGAACCCCAGCGCTTCTTGGATAGCCTATTGGTCTGTGCCTTGATTGAAGCCCGCAGCCATGAGCGGTTGCAACTGTTGGCTCAGCACTGCCCAGATGGGGAACTGGCGGAATTCTTTGCTAGCTTAGTGACCTCCGAGGCACGCCACTACGGCACCTATTGGTACTTGGCCTATCGGTACTTTGGTCAAGAGGTAGTGGCAGAGCGACTACCGCAGTTGGCTGCCCTTGAAAGTGAAATTCTCAGCACGCCCTATCCCTTGCCCCGGATTCACAGTTAG